One Sulfurihydrogenibium sp. DNA segment encodes these proteins:
- the thiS gene encoding sulfur carrier protein ThiS: MKLYVNGVLKEFEKEQMTISELVKELQIKAPNFAVAVGFDVIPKSEYDTFVLKDGDKVEIVHFVGGG; the protein is encoded by the coding sequence ATGAAGCTATATGTAAACGGCGTTTTAAAAGAGTTTGAAAAAGAGCAGATGACGATATCAGAATTAGTAAAAGAGCTGCAAATAAAAGCACCAAACTTTGCCGTTGCAGTAGGGTTTGATGTAATTCCAAAAAGTGAGTATGATACATTTGTTTTGAAAGATGGAGACAAGGTTGAGATAGTTCATTTTGTTGGCGGAGGTTGA
- a CDS encoding enoyl-ACP reductase has product MKILENKKALILGVANDKSIAYGIAKVFYENGAILGFNYLDERIEKRVRPIAQEFNSDLVVKCDVSKDEEIKNLFEAVKEKWGSVDIIVHSIAYANKEYLKDHYYTVDRQSFLQAMDISVYSFTAIAREFLPILNEGASLLTLSYYGAEKVVYNYNVMGVAKAALEASVKYLARDLGEKGIRVNCISAGPIKTLAAMGISDFNEIYKMSAERAPLKRNVTIEEVGKAALFLCSDLSSGITGEILHVDAGYNIIGM; this is encoded by the coding sequence ATGAAAATTTTAGAGAACAAAAAAGCATTGATCCTTGGAGTAGCTAACGATAAAAGTATAGCTTACGGAATAGCTAAGGTTTTCTATGAAAACGGAGCTATACTTGGATTTAACTATCTTGACGAGAGGATAGAGAAAAGAGTTAGACCAATAGCTCAAGAGTTTAATTCCGACCTTGTTGTTAAATGCGATGTTTCTAAGGATGAGGAGATTAAAAATTTATTTGAAGCTGTTAAGGAAAAGTGGGGTAGCGTTGATATAATCGTTCATTCAATAGCGTATGCTAATAAAGAATATTTAAAAGATCACTATTATACTGTTGATAGACAGTCGTTTTTGCAGGCTATGGATATAAGTGTTTACTCGTTTACAGCTATAGCAAGAGAATTTTTACCAATACTAAATGAAGGTGCAAGCTTATTAACGTTATCATATTATGGTGCTGAAAAGGTTGTTTATAATTATAACGTCATGGGTGTTGCAAAAGCAGCGTTAGAGGCATCTGTAAAATATCTTGCAAGAGATCTTGGAGAAAAAGGTATAAGAGTTAACTGTATATCAGCCGGACCAATCAAGACCTTGGCAGCGATGGGAATTTCAGATTTTAATGAAATTTATAAAATGTCAGCTGAAAGAGCGCCACTTAAAAGAAATGTAACCATAGAAGAAGTTGGGAAAGCAGCATTATTTTTATGTTCTGATTTATCATCAGGCATAACAGGAGAAATATTGCATGTTGACGCAGGTTATAACATCATAGGCATGTGA